GCGTTTCGAGAGCACGCGCTAGCACCCGAGGATCGAGCCAGCCGTGGTAGAGCGCAGGGGGCTCCTTCTCCAGGCCGAGGAGGCCGTACACGGCCGTCATCGCCGCTCGAACGGAGTATTCGACCGTGAACACCGTATCCTCGGGCAACTCGCAGAACTGTCCGATGAACGCCAGGTTGACCGAACCCTCGGGAACGACCCGGGGACGGTCGCCCGCCTCGCGCACGAGGAACTGGCTGGTGATGTACGGCATCTTGCAGGGAATGCAGGTGCAGGTCTCCAGGATCCTCGGCAGATGGTCGGCGATGCCCAGATGGGTGCAAAGTTCGGTCAAGATGTCGGCCCCCGTGGAGTCGGACATCGTCCTGGAGACGTGATCGCCCGGTTTGTCCGTGAAGAGGCCGTATCCCCAGAAGACCTGGACGTCCTCCGGCTGGTTGCGGAAATGCGGTTGATAGGCCACGACGATCGACATCAGCCAGGACGAATCCTTGATCGTCACGAGCGCACCGGTCCCCGGCGCGTTGCCGGTGAAGTCCTCCAGCAGGCGGAACATCAGCGGGTCGCGGCAAGTGACGGTGAACGACTCCCAGAACGATTCATCGACGTGGTCGTCGAACACGGAAGGATTGCCGAAGTCGTCTCGACCGCGGGCGAGATTCTCCCACAAGGTCCAGTCGACGGGCTTGCGACGGTCAAGTTCGGGAACGGCGTGCTGCGAGCCCAGGGTGGACGCCGCGGTCATCGAACCGTTCGTCACGATGACGAGGTCGTGCTCGGAAACCGGGATCTCGCGAGTCGCTCCGGACTCGACGAGGTGGATCCGCTCGACGATCGTCCCGCCCTCCGCTTCGCGGAACCCGAGATTCGTGACCTGGGTCTGGGGGTGGAACTGAACGCCCTGCGACTTTAACCAGGCCGCGATCGGCAAGACGACGGAGTCGTACTGGTTGTAAGGCGAGCGGTCAACGCCTGCCAGGGTGTTGATCCTCGGGAATTCGTGGACGAACCGGTAGAGGTAACGGCGGAATTCGACGGCCGAATGCCACGGCTGGAAGCCGAACATCGTCGCCCACATCAACCAGAACTCCTCCTGGAAGAACTCCGGCTCAAAGCAGTCGCTGATCCGTTGTCTCCCAAGGTCGGCCTCGCTGGCGAGAACGACCTTGATCAGGTCGAGCCGATCCTTCATGCGGAAGCCCATCGACGACACGTCGAGCACCTTGCCGCCAGCGACCAACCGAGCGTTGGCGTGAGTCTTCACACGCTCGTTGAACTCGATGAAGTCGTCCCGGACGGTCTTCGATGGGTCGTCGATCGAGGGGATGTGAGACAGCAGGTCGTAGGTGCAGACGTACGAGAAGTTGAACATCCGCCCGCCGCGAAGGACGTAACCTCGATCTCGATCGCCGCCGCCGTCGAGACTGCCGCCAAGGACGTCAAGCTCCTCGTAGACGTGAACGTCCCGGCCGGCGAAGCCCTCGCGGATCAGATAGACCGCAGCCGAGAGCGATGCGATTCCGCCGCCGACCAGGTGAGCCGTGGAGCTCTCACGCATCATGGCAATTCCTCGCTCAATTCTGAATAAGCAGAATTTCTAAGCGGTTTGGACGAGCCGGCGGAGTCGGTCGCTTCATCTGGCAATCCGTGGTGTGTTGTTTTGAATCAACACGTGAAGAAACTGGCGACAACAGCCGCTTTCTCGTCGTGGTTTGATGATTATAGTGACGGTGCCAGTGGACGTTTTCGCGGCCCGCCATTGGGGCTAGGCCGCGGCCGTTGACGCTCGCCCATCGAGAATCAAGTTGTGAACACTATTTACGCTCCGATCGCACGCGTCGCGGGGGGAGGGAATGTGAACCACCGGATCAAAGAGCTGATGCATCGCATGGGGCTCTATCCGGTCGCTCGAGGGATCTATCGAGCGATTTCATCCGATCATCGACGGGATCGGAAGCTTCGAAGACTTTTCTTCGCTCAATTCTTGAAGCCCGGCGACCTGTGCTTCGACATTGGAGCGAATCTTGGCCAGTCGATTGAAGCCTTCCGGGCGTCCGGGGCGCGAGTCGTGGCGCTGGAAGCCAATGCACTCTGCCTCCCCACGCTCGCCTATTCGTTCGGTCGCGACCCGGAGGTCCTGGTCGTGAACAAGGCGGTCGGATCGACGTCGGGGACGGCGCGACTGCATTTCCATCAGACCGCATCCACGGCCTCGATCCGCGACGATTGGAACGACACGGACGACAACGTCGTCGAGGTGGAGATGATCACGCTCGAGCAGCTGTTCGCCCAGCACGGCGTCCCCCGGCTGCTGAAGGTGGATGTGGAGGGCTTTGAGGAGCAAGTCTTCGCCGGCCTCGCTCGACCCGTTCCGATCATCTATTTCGAGATGCACGGCCGAGAGTTCGATGCCGTGATCCGCATCCTGGCTCGACTCGAATCCGTGGGGAAAATCGAGAGCGTCAACGCGGTGAGTGAGGACCACGGCCAATGGCTCCTCGACCGTTGGGTCTCGCCGGCTGAATTCGCGACCGCTTTGAATCCCCTCCCGAAGCTGGCCAACGTCGTGGTCCGGATGGACGGATCGGCTTCCTGCCACGTTTGAACCGTCGATCGCTACGCGTTGGACTGCTCGAGGAACGTCAACAGATTTGCGACGACGGCCGTCGCCAGGCAGAGCGAGCCGTAGAAAATGCGGAAGGCCCATGCGCCGGGGGCGTCGACGGGGTGAACCGATCCCAGGGCGAAGAAGAGCACGCCGAGGGCCAGGACCACCACCGCCCCGGCTCGGTAGGTCCGATACTCGTCATTTTCTGGCGGCGCCAGCAGGGCGCTGAGGGGGAGGATGGCGGCGATCAGCAGGACGTAGGCGAGCATCGTTCCCATCGTCGGACTCCTGTTCGCTTCTGATTGGAGGCTCTGTCTGCCCAGTTATGGACGTCTGAGCCTGTCGCGTGCCACGAATTCTGAGTGAAGGGCCCGGGGCGGCCGGACTCGGACTGGCGTTGACCGTCCGCGACCTGGGATTACACTCGCGGACGACCGCGCAAACCGACTGTTTGGGTCATCACAGGGAGAGGGCGGGACTCATGGAAGAGGGACCCGAGGCCGGCGACGGCCGTCCACGATGGGCGTCCTGGCGATACGTTCTCCTCATCCTGGGCTTCTACCTGACCTTCAAGGGCTACCATAGCCTCGACGGCGACCAGGCTCATCGTTTGCCCTTGCTGCTGAACAGTTTAGATCCGCGAGTCTTCGCCGACGACCCGTTCGTCAGAGCCTTCGACGAGTTCAACCCGCATCGAGGTTCGATCCAACTTCTGGGGGCGTTCGCTCGGATCGTCGGCCTGCCGACGACCCTGGCCGTCTTCTTCGCCCTGACGTTCGCGCTGACGGTTCGCGGAGTCCACCGGCTGGCCGAGGTCTTCTGGCCGGGGCGGAACGCAGGCTGGGTCGCCGTTTTCTTCTTCCTGGCGGCCAAGGCGGGCAATATCGGGACGAACCACCTGTTCGAGGCGATGCTGCTGGATCGCCTGATGGCCCTGGCTCTGGGTTGGATCGCGACGGCGGCGATCATTGAGGACCCTCGGCGGGGGTGGTGGGTTTCGGCCCTGGCGCTGAGCGGTGCGGCATGGGTCCATCCATCGCTTGGGTTGCAGCTTGCACTCGTGTTCTCGGGGGCCTGGTTCGCCTGGGCCTTGTTGCCCCAGGAAACGGGCGTGCGATGGCCCCTGACGATCCGTGCAATTGCGACGATGGCTCTGGCCATAGCGCCGGGGTTGGTCGACAACCTCGCCCCTTTCGGCGACCTGAGCGAGGGGCTTGCGCCCGAGACTTACCGACTTCTGACGGCCGAGTTGCAGAGCCCTCAGCACATGCTGCCTCACCTCTGGCGAGAGCCGCAGTGGTTGGCGGCGGGGGCGTACCTGGTCCTGGCTTCTCTGGCGCTGGCCGGTAGCAGGCGAGAGGCGAAAGAACCGCCGGCCGCTTGCCAGGCCCCGCGGTGGCGACTGTCGTTGCTGCTGCTGGCGGTTCTCGTCTGGCTTGGCGCTTCATGGTTCCTGGTCGAGGTGGTTGAACACCTTGGAGCAACGGTCTTCCAGCCGTTTCGGATCGCCACTTTGGGTCGCGGCGTCTGTCTCGTCCTGGCCAGCGGTCACGTCGTCGCGCTTTGGGGTCGCGGCGGATTGATCGACCGCATGCGGGCTGCGAGCATTCTGGCCGGCTGCATGAGCGACTGGCTCTTCGCTGTGACCGCCGCGATCGAGGTTGTCATGACCCTGGCCGATCATGCGGGCGAGCGGATTCGCACGACGGCGTTCGTCGGCCTGCTGCTCTGGGCGGGGCTTTTCCTCGCCCGACACGATACCGAGGGGGGGCATCGCACTCTGGCGGCGGCCGTCGGCGTCGGACTCGTCGCCAGCCTGACGTCCCGCGTTCCGATCGCCTGGACGTCTCGCCGCCTCCGTCTAGCGTACGCAGCCGCCTGGACTCTGCCTCTTGCGGCGATCGCTGTAGGGACGCTTCCCGAGGGGTCTTCGCTCGCGGAGTCGAAGGCGGTTCGCGAGCTGCTGGCGCGGTGTCGGTTCGCTCCGCGGCCCATCAACGACGTCGAGCGGCTGGCGGTATGGTGCCGTGAGCACACTCCGGAGTCGGGGCGCTTCGTTGGGCCGCCAGGACCGAAGGGGTTCCGCCTCTGGTCCCACCGTTCCTGGGCCTTCAGCCGCGCAGGGAGCCCCTACCACGCCAGAGGCTTACGCGACTGGTATGAACGGTTTCGGCAGCACGTTGATTTC
The nucleotide sequence above comes from Paludisphaera rhizosphaerae. Encoded proteins:
- a CDS encoding oleate hydratase — its product is MMRESSTAHLVGGGIASLSAAVYLIREGFAGRDVHVYEELDVLGGSLDGGGDRDRGYVLRGGRMFNFSYVCTYDLLSHIPSIDDPSKTVRDDFIEFNERVKTHANARLVAGGKVLDVSSMGFRMKDRLDLIKVVLASEADLGRQRISDCFEPEFFQEEFWLMWATMFGFQPWHSAVEFRRYLYRFVHEFPRINTLAGVDRSPYNQYDSVVLPIAAWLKSQGVQFHPQTQVTNLGFREAEGGTIVERIHLVESGATREIPVSEHDLVIVTNGSMTAASTLGSQHAVPELDRRKPVDWTLWENLARGRDDFGNPSVFDDHVDESFWESFTVTCRDPLMFRLLEDFTGNAPGTGALVTIKDSSWLMSIVVAYQPHFRNQPEDVQVFWGYGLFTDKPGDHVSRTMSDSTGADILTELCTHLGIADHLPRILETCTCIPCKMPYITSQFLVREAGDRPRVVPEGSVNLAFIGQFCELPEDTVFTVEYSVRAAMTAVYGLLGLEKEPPALYHGWLDPRVLARALETLFT
- a CDS encoding DUF6798 domain-containing protein; the protein is MEEGPEAGDGRPRWASWRYVLLILGFYLTFKGYHSLDGDQAHRLPLLLNSLDPRVFADDPFVRAFDEFNPHRGSIQLLGAFARIVGLPTTLAVFFALTFALTVRGVHRLAEVFWPGRNAGWVAVFFFLAAKAGNIGTNHLFEAMLLDRLMALALGWIATAAIIEDPRRGWWVSALALSGAAWVHPSLGLQLALVFSGAWFAWALLPQETGVRWPLTIRAIATMALAIAPGLVDNLAPFGDLSEGLAPETYRLLTAELQSPQHMLPHLWREPQWLAAGAYLVLASLALAGSRREAKEPPAACQAPRWRLSLLLLAVLVWLGASWFLVEVVEHLGATVFQPFRIATLGRGVCLVLASGHVVALWGRGGLIDRMRAASILAGCMSDWLFAVTAAIEVVMTLADHAGERIRTTAFVGLLLWAGLFLARHDTEGGHRTLAAAVGVGLVASLTSRVPIAWTSRRLRLAYAAAWTLPLAAIAVGTLPEGSSLAESKAVRELLARCRFAPRPINDVERLAVWCREHTPESGRFVGPPGPKGFRLWSHRSWAFSRAGSPYHARGLRDWYERFRQHVDFDGPPEALVQAYLDGRHRLESRYDAMTDDQLASLAARQGAEFVVARADRPDQGTGSTLERLHEQGEYAVYRVRPEALAHVQP
- a CDS encoding FkbM family methyltransferase, encoding MGLYPVARGIYRAISSDHRRDRKLRRLFFAQFLKPGDLCFDIGANLGQSIEAFRASGARVVALEANALCLPTLAYSFGRDPEVLVVNKAVGSTSGTARLHFHQTASTASIRDDWNDTDDNVVEVEMITLEQLFAQHGVPRLLKVDVEGFEEQVFAGLARPVPIIYFEMHGREFDAVIRILARLESVGKIESVNAVSEDHGQWLLDRWVSPAEFATALNPLPKLANVVVRMDGSASCHV